The DNA sequence GCGGTCGACGGGCAGGTTCAAGGTGTAGGGAGAACGAACCCAAAACAACTCAAAAGTCTTGCCATATCAGGGGCATGATGCCATCACTACCTCCCATACACACGGAGATAAGATTTTTagaggtggttgagcagAAATGTTTCGGTTGGGTAACTGGTTGGGTACCCATCATAGCCTGGCGCGCTCCACTTTGCTATCCAACGCCTTGAAACCTACCTGGCAACAAACTGTCATCACAGTTCACCTTCCCAATATAATGACCGACAATGCCATCAATCTCCGCCACGAGTGCAAAAACGCTGATTTTGTTAAAATCTTGAATAGTGACGCGTTGCGACCGTTGATTCACAGAGGGCGAACCCCTGAATGCACACTCTGCACCTTTTTACAACAGACCGTGGTGCTTTCTGGCATCAAGCGTCATGGAACGTCGCTTGAGCTCGAAATCAGGCGGAACCACGAAGAGATCGCGGGAGAGCTCTCGGGGGAGCTCTGGTCCCTTGATCTGGTGCTTCATTCGTCCTGCATCATCTCACGATGTCCAATCACTGCCATTCGCCCGCCCCCCCAAGGACGATAAATATCACAGCGGAGACTCCCCGTCTCGCATGATGTATCCCCGCACCATCGAATCAGACAGGATCGACTACGACATCTTTGCGTGGATGGATATCCGACTGCGAACAGCAGCATTCACTCCAGGGTTCAAAATGCCGCGCGGCCGCCCCCTTTCATCTCGACAGCTCCCGCGTGGTTGACTGCGCAGGTGCGGAGCCAACCCTCATTGCGTACCCCCTGTGGGCCAAAGAGAGCAGGAATATGCAGTGCTGAGGTATGTCTGGGGAGCAGGAACCCCCTGGGCAACTCGCGGCTGGACCTACCCAGAAGGTGTCCTGTCCAAGCGCCGGCTCGTGTTTACCAAACATCAACTCATCTTTCAGTGCCAGAAAACGCAGTTTCTGGAGGTTCTCTACCCCTCGTCGAGGGATCTCCCCATGCCTTTTTTGAAAGACGTGTTTCCCTTCGCCTGGAGGGACAGGAGCCCACTTGAAGTGTTGGGAGACCATATCGAGCAATATGTCGCCCGGAATTTCACGGCATCGACCGACGGCCTAGACGCTCTCAGGGGTGTTCTACAGCGATACAAGGCAGACGAGGACCCCCCCCCTACTAGGTCTTTGTGGGGCGCCCGTCTCTCCTCGACGAATGGCACCATCCCGTTAGCATGGCCATGCCCGACAACTTCACGCTTGTCGTGGCTTTGCCGTGGACAATCGCGGAAGAGCACGGGGTTACACGCCGTCCTGGAGGCTTCCCGAGTTGGACTTGGCTTGGGTGGAAGacggggaagaggacgagcTTGTATCTCTTATCGGTTCGACTTGATTCGGCCGCGTCATGTTGCCCAACTGCCACTTGATCAAAAGCGGTTGTCAGATTTCAGAAGGACAACAGTAGTAGTAGTGCCCGGGTTTGGTATTCAGCGGTTGGGAAACGAAAAAGAGATATTGTCTCAGATCAGAACATGAAAAAATCTCGAGACTGGAGATTCCGGGTTGGCGGCTCGACATCACGGTCCGGGTCAAGTATGGAGACAGGTTGAGTATTGTTTCGTCCCACGGTTTTTTGAGGGGTTATTTTTTTCACTCAGCACGGGCATTGGATGTCATGGAGCCTCACACCTTTTCAATGAGGATGGCATCGGTACCTTCACTTGTCTTCTCCTTTACCCGACAAGAAGTGATGATAACGAGTGGGAGTTCTACCTCTTGCTCCTCAAGCCACTACCGGAAGCTGATCATTTTAAACGTTCGGATCGTATCTGGGCCGAGTCGTGGGAGGAGTTCCTTCAAATTGACGAGGAAACGGCAGAAATCGGGAAGCTGCCCTTGAAACGGGACAAGATCATGTCGATGTGAGAATTTTGCAACTTACACCAGGTCT is a window from the Podospora pseudocomata strain CBS 415.72m chromosome 6, whole genome shotgun sequence genome containing:
- a CDS encoding hypothetical protein (COG:S; EggNog:ENOG503PE6J) codes for the protein MFRLGNWLGTHHSLARSTLLSNALKPTWQQTVITVHLPNIMTDNAINLRHECKNADFVKILNSDALRPLIHRGRTPECTLCTFLQQTVVLSGIKRHGTSLELEIRRNHEEIAGELSASNQTGSTTTSLRGWISDCEQQHSLQGSKCRAAAPFHLDSSRVVDCAGAEPTLIAYPLGAGTPWATRGWTYPEGVLSKRRLVFTKHQLIFQCQKTQFLESPLEVLGDHIEQYVARNFTASTDGLDALRGVLQRYKADEDPPPTRSLWGARLSSTNGTIPLAWPCPTTSRLLPELDLAWVEDGEEDELVSLIGST